Proteins from a single region of Palaemon carinicauda isolate YSFRI2023 chromosome 1, ASM3689809v2, whole genome shotgun sequence:
- the LOC137657901 gene encoding uncharacterized protein, whose translation MTDEGKNGSSTGENDSARMSLEAQKKAKQRRGTAKAKLTQENAERNRNKISDNTRLHRCWYHGSDGHDILDCTTFQNLSINDRMESVKKKGICFNCLKGVHIARKCLKKSRCNTVDVNNESCGKLHHTIIHEGFITGNSFVSLKRNGVLFMVNKIKCGNQELQTLFDSGADITMIRNDVAKALGLKGKCVRLAVTKLGDKTVTYSSKEYDLVLTDKDGNDVNVTAYGIDDITSQVGKVDLSKVKHLFKGVNVCALDRPYGKIDLLIGSDYCSLIPTVKETVAENLQLRESQFGMCVYGSHPDIVTLSVFRSNPGISINHVSSTISDYDISVEPVIDITAQINDFFTIEHLGTDCNPRCGSCRCGKCATGNGNYSIKEEKELALIESGLMYYPDRKEWSAKFPWTKDPKLLQNNVSVAVARLKGTEKRLMKLGSDYAQAYNDQILDMTKRNVIRKLSDEEVKNYVGPVTYIQHHEVLKPGSISTPLRIVFDSSAKYMGQSLNSFWAKGPNILNSMFGILLRFREKAIGIAGDISKMYNCIKLPELEQHVHRFVWRNLQSNRKPDHYVMTCMGFGDRPSGIIAMLALRHTAELSVKDFPEASRVIMTNSYVDDIIHSVESKAEAFSLIRDIENVLSKGSFKIKRWTITGDNERSDFEVSQNSNERILGLNWQCNKDVFYFKTKLNFSPKYKGVRTEPDLNKLNFVENIPSVLTKRVVVSQMCSVYDPLGFLLPFTLKAKILLRDTVKCDFKLGWDDPLPSYLKEQWLSYFCELFGTETLYFERNVKPTSAKGLPLLVIFSDSSTNAYGAVAYARWELESGAFESRLIVAKSRIAPSRQLSIPRLELCGAVIACRMRKAIEDEMTYKFSSVMHITDSSIVRAQIQKESYGFGTFVATRIAEVQSKSDPNEWWWIASGLNPADLLTRPQDPLNVAVVYSWKYGPEFMALPLEVWPISQSVNCELPDRIHVNLAQYSVHEETIIDASKFNNYNMLIAVTARIFNIVKEKSFKGVLKKLEPRSLKEAERFWIMQAQKSLPENWKKCFQRLGPFQAEDGTIMVGERMERWLKHNWNQDSFILLPGKHPFTVLYISYLHRLDHAGVDVTLCKLQSKFWVPSARKIIRSIKRGCILCRKLDAKVEGQKMGQISDERMSPCPAFYHTAVDIFGHFQIKDNVKKRTTGKAYGVIFNCIVTRAVYIDVVDGYDTYSFLKCFRRFTAVHGYPDTVHSDLGSQLVSASKELKSDNNWNIHEITEFGAKEGLKWKFNRSADAAWQNGVSEALIKSVKRSLSMLIGTTILTFSDLQTIFFEIANLMNERPIGIKPGMDVELGTYLCPNDLLLGRASNKVPSGSWSTSGDTKKRLNFIQNVVDTFWRKWQRDYFPTLIVRQKWHTDKRNVQPGDIVLIKDTNVVRGKWKMGQVVDTETGRDNKVRDVSIRYKIQRPGKYKGQSDTVIKRSVHKLVVLLPVEEQ comes from the exons ATGACAGATGAAGGGAAAAACGGCAGCTCCACGGGGGAAAATGATAGTGCTAGGATGTCACTGGAAGCACAGAAGAAGGCCAAACAGCGGAGGGGAACCGCAAAGGCAAAACTAACAC aagaaaatgctgaacggaacaggaataagatcagtgacaacacaaGGCTGCATAGGTGCTGGTATCATGGCTCAGATGGACATGATATCTTAGACTGTACAACTTTCCAGAACTTGAGTATCAATGACAGAATGGAGAGtgtaaagaagaaaggtatttgcTTTAATTGCCTTAAAGGTGTTCACATAGCAAGAAAATGTCTAAAGAAGTCCAGATGTAATACTGTAGATGTTAACAATGAATCTTGTGGGAAACTTCATCATACTATTATACATGAGGGATTCATAACAGGAAATTCCTTTGTAAGTCTGAAAAGAAACGGTGTTTTATTTATGGTTAACAAGATCAAGTGTGGTAATCAGGAGTTACAAACTTTATTTGACTCGGGAGCTGATATAACAATGATCAGAAATGATGTGGCTAAGGCATTGGGACTGAAAGGAAAATGTGTCAGATTAGCTGTGACTAAATTGGGCGACAAAACTGTGACATACAGTAGTAAAGAGTATGATCTGGTTTTAACCGACAAGGATGGGAATGATGTCAATGTTACTGCTTATGGAATCGATGACATTACATCTCAAGTCGGTAAGGTAGATTTATCAAAAGTGAAACATTTATTCAAGGGTGTTAATGTATGTGCATTAGATAGACCTTATGGTAAAATAGATCTCCTAATTGGTTCTGATTATTGCTCTTTAATTCCAACAGTTAAGGAAACTGTGGCTGAAAATTTACAGCTCAGGGAATCACAGTTTGGAATGTGTGTGTATGGCAGTCATCCCGACATTGTTACCTTATCAGTGTTTAGGAGTAATCCAGGCATTAGCATTAATCATGTTTCCAGTACAATATCCGACTATGATATATCTGTAGAACCCGTAATTGATATTACAGCACAGATAAATGATTTCTTCACCATTGAACACTTAGGAACTGATTGTAATCCCAGATGTGGTAGTTGTCGTTGTGGGAAATGTGCAACAGGCAATGGCAATTATagtataaaagaggaaaaggagctGGCTCTTATTGAAAGTGGGTTGATGTATTACCCGGACAGAAAAGAATGGTCTGCTAAATTTCCATGGACTAAGGATCCCAAACTGTTGCAAAATAATGTATCTGTAGCTGTTGCTAGACTGAAAGGCAcagagaaaagattgatgaaactGGGTTCAGACTATGCTCAAGCTTATAATGACCAGATACTTGACATGACAAAGCGCAATGTAATTCGGAAGTTATCCGATGAAGAGGTTAAAAACTATGTTGGTCCTGTCACATACATTCAACATCATGAAGTGTTAAAACCAGGATCTATATCAACCCCATTGAGAATTGTTTTTGATTCATCGGCAAAGTATATGGGCCAGTCTCTAAATAGTTTTTGGGCAAAGGGCCCTAATATTTTGAACTCAATGTTTGGTATATTACTAAGATTTCGTGAAAAGGCTATAGGCATAGCCGGTGAcataagcaaaatgtataattgcattaagcttccagaattagaacaacatgtacatagatttgtttggagaaatttgcaaagtaatcgcaaacctgatcactatgtaatgacatgcatgggtttcggggataggccctcaggaattattgcaatgttagctctcagacatactgcagaattgtcggtaaaagacttcccagaagcatcacgtgtgataatgactaattcctatgtagatgacataattcattctgttgagagtaaagctgaggcatttagcctaattagagatattgaaaatgtactctctaaaggcagttttaaaattaaacgatggaccattactggagataatgagcgttctgactttgaagtgtcccagaatagtaatgaaagaatacttggccttaactggcaatgcaataaggatgtgttttattttaaaactaagttAAATTTCTCTCCAAAATATAAGGGTGTAAGAACAGAACCAGACTTAAACAAGTTGAATTTCGTTGAAAATATACCTTCAGTTTTAACAAAAAGGGTTGTCGTCAGTCAGATGTGTTCTGTTTACGACCCACTGGGGTTTTTGCTTCCATTCACACTAAAAGCAAAGATTTTGCTACGAGACACTGTGAAATGTGACTTTAAATTAGGATGGGACGATCCCTTGCCTTCCTATTTAAAAGAACAATGGTTGTCATATTTTTGTGAGTTATTTGGCACTGAAACTCTGTATTTTGAAAGGAATGTTAAGCCAACCTCAGCCAAAGGATTGCCTTTACTTGTTATTTTCAGTGATAGTTCAACAAATGCTTATGGTGCTGTTGCATATGCTAGGTGGGAGTTAGAGTCTGGTGCATTTGAGAGCAGGCTCATTGTGGCAAAGAGTAGGATAGCCCCTAGTAGACAGTTATCTATTCCAAGGCTTGAATTGTGTGGAGCTGTTATAGCGTGCAGGATGCGTAAAGCCATTgaagatgaaatgacatataaatttaGTTCGGTAATGCACATAACAGATTCCTCCATTGTTAGAGCACAAATCCAAAAGGAATCTTATGGCTTTGGAACTTTCGTAGCCACTAGAATAGCAGAAGTTCAATCAAAAAGTGACCCAAATGAATGgtggtggattgcttctggattaaATCCTGCTGATCTATTGACCAGACCCCAGGACCCTTTAAATGTTGCAGTTGTCTATTCATGGAAATATGGTCCAGAGTTCATGGCCCTTCCTTTAGAAGTGTGGCCTATCAGTCAATCAGTGAATTGTGAGTTACCTGATAGAATTCATGTTAATCTTGCACAATACTCTGTTCATGAAGAAACCATAATTGATGCGTCGAAATTCAACAACTATAATATGTTAATTGCAGTCACTGCTAGGATATTTAACATTGTTAAGGAGAAATCTTTTAAGGGTGTTCTAAAGAAACTTGAACCTAGATCACTTAAGGAAGCTGAGAGGTTTtggattatgcaagcacaaaaaagtcttcctgagaactggaaaaaatgttttcaaagattaggaccatttcaagctgaagatggtacaattatggtaggagaaagaatggaaagatggTTGAAACATAATTGGAACCAAGATAGCTTCATTCTATTACCTGGTAAGCATCCATTTACAGTCTTGTACATTAGTTATTTACACAGGTTGGATCATGCTGGAGTTGATGTTACACTATGTAAGCTTCAGTCTAAATTTTGGGTTCCTTCAGCACGTAAAATCATAAGATCGATAAAGAGAGGTTGTATTCTTTGCAGGAAACTGGATGCCAAAGTTGAAGGTCAAAAAATGGGTCAGATTTCTGATGAAAGAATGAGTCCTTGTCCAGCATTCTATCACACTGCTGTggatatttttggacattttcaaatcaaagataatgtaaagaaaaggaCAACTGGTAAAGCTTATGGTGTTATATTCAATTGTATTGTTACACGTGCCGTGTATATTGATGTTGTAGATGGATATGATACTTATAGTTTTTTAAAGTGTTTCAGAAGATTTACAGCGGTTCATGGCTATCCTGATACTGTACACTCTGACTTAGGCTCACAATTGGTATCAGCAAGTAAAGAACTAAAGAGTGATAACAACTGGAACATACACGAGATCACTGAATTTGGAGCAAAGGAaggcttgaaatggaaatttaatcggTCTGCAGATGCTGCATGGCAGAATGGGGTAAGTGAGGCCTTAATTAAGTCTGTAAAAAGGTCTCTGTCAATGCTCATAGGAACTACCATCTTGACATTTAGTGATTTGCAGACAATATTTTTTGAAATAGCAAACTTAATGAATGAAAGGCCTATTGGAATAAAACCTGGTATGGATGTAGAATTAGGAACATATTTGTGTCCGAACGATTTACTTTTGGGTAGAGCAAGTAATAAAGTACCATCTGGTTCATGGTCTACATCAGGTGATACCAAGAAAAggttgaactttatacaaaatgttgtcgACACCTTTTGGCGTAAGTGGCAGAGAGATTATTTCCCTACACTCATTGTAAGGCAAAAATGGCACACAGATAAAAGAAATGTACAACCTGGTGATATTGTTCTGATTAAAGACACAAATGTTGtgcgaggaaaatggaaaatggggcaggttgtagatacagaaacaggcagagacaataaggtgagagatgtaagcattagatacaaaatacaaagaccAGGAAAATATAAGGGACAAAGTGACACAGTTATCAAGAGATCGGTTCACAAGTTGGTGGTATTGCTACCCGTTGAAGAACAATAA